The following are encoded together in the Ralstonia insidiosa genome:
- a CDS encoding bactofilin family protein translates to MLFGKKKGLAIETLLGAHTKLEGDLRFSGGLRIDGQIKGNVYGDPDKPSMLVITDTARIEGEVHVGHLILNGTVVGPVHVSELLELQPKARIEGNVQYAALEMHQGAVVMGTLAHSAPGDVKLLPNLKLASNQD, encoded by the coding sequence ATGCTGTTTGGCAAGAAGAAGGGGCTGGCAATCGAAACGCTGCTGGGCGCCCACACCAAGCTGGAGGGGGATCTGCGCTTTTCGGGCGGCCTGCGGATCGATGGCCAGATCAAGGGCAACGTCTATGGTGATCCGGACAAGCCCAGCATGCTGGTCATTACAGACACTGCGCGCATTGAGGGTGAGGTGCACGTTGGTCACCTGATCCTGAACGGCACCGTGGTCGGTCCGGTGCATGTGTCGGAACTGCTGGAGCTGCAGCCCAAGGCGCGCATCGAGGGCAACGTGCAATACGCGGCGCTGGAAATGCATCAGGGCGCCGTCGTCATGGGAACGCTGGCGCACTCGGCGCCCGGCGATGTGAAGCTTCTGCCCAATCTCAAGCTCGCGTCCAATCAGGACTGA
- the erpA gene encoding iron-sulfur cluster insertion protein ErpA gives MNAVAQAATPDVNEVPAPLVFTDSAADKVKQLIEEEGNPELKLRVFVQGGGCSGFQYGFTFDEDTNEDDTAMVKNGVTLLIDSMSYQYLVGAEIDYKEDINGAQFVIKNPNASTTCGCGSSFSV, from the coding sequence ATGAACGCAGTCGCGCAGGCAGCCACGCCCGATGTGAATGAGGTTCCGGCTCCGCTGGTCTTTACCGACAGCGCTGCGGACAAGGTCAAGCAACTGATCGAAGAAGAAGGCAATCCGGAGCTGAAGCTGCGCGTATTCGTGCAAGGCGGCGGGTGCTCGGGCTTCCAGTATGGCTTCACCTTTGACGAAGACACCAACGAAGACGATACCGCCATGGTCAAGAATGGCGTGACGCTGTTGATCGACTCGATGAGCTACCAGTACCTGGTGGGCGCCGAGATCGATTACAAGGAAGACATCAACGGCGCGCAATTCGTCATCAAGAACCCGAATGCTTCGACCACTTGCGGTTGCGGCTCGTCGTTCTCGGTCTGA
- a CDS encoding anhydro-N-acetylmuramic acid kinase gives MLTRMTTAPHFHSELYIGLMSGTSLDGVDGVLVDFSGAHPVLVADAYAPFPPELRHAFLNLQHAGHDEIHREALAANALASLYAECVEQLLKKSGCIRREIRAIGAHGQTIRHQPGAHDGVGYTRQTQHAAVLAEHTGIDVIADFRSRDVAAGGQGAPLVPAVHRALFGLQDAWRVVCNIGGIANLTVLPPQASDARDTVLGFDCGPGNALLDHWVHTHHGHTFDRDGAWARTGHVEEALLARLRAEPFFDLPPPKSTGRDLFNPTWLKHRAGDALNSLRPQVVQATLLALTTDTIADAVRRYAPQATSLVVCGGGARNGALMERLGAQSPGVEIAPSDQFGVPANQVEALAFAWLARQCVRREPGNLHHATGASGPRVLGTIYPA, from the coding sequence ATGCTCACGCGCATGACGACCGCCCCCCATTTCCATAGCGAGCTCTACATCGGCCTGATGTCCGGCACCAGCCTGGACGGCGTCGATGGTGTGCTGGTTGATTTCTCCGGTGCCCATCCGGTACTGGTGGCCGATGCTTACGCGCCCTTTCCACCGGAGCTGCGCCACGCCTTCCTCAACCTGCAGCACGCCGGCCACGACGAGATTCATCGCGAAGCCCTGGCCGCCAACGCGCTCGCCAGCCTGTATGCCGAATGCGTCGAGCAACTGCTGAAGAAAAGCGGCTGCATCCGCCGCGAAATCCGTGCCATCGGCGCGCACGGCCAGACCATTCGCCACCAGCCGGGCGCGCACGACGGTGTGGGCTACACGCGCCAAACGCAGCACGCGGCAGTGCTGGCCGAGCACACAGGCATCGACGTCATCGCCGATTTCCGCAGCCGTGACGTCGCCGCCGGCGGTCAGGGTGCACCGCTGGTGCCCGCTGTGCATCGCGCACTGTTTGGCCTGCAAGATGCTTGGCGCGTCGTCTGCAACATTGGCGGCATCGCCAACCTGACGGTGCTGCCGCCGCAGGCATCAGACGCGCGCGACACCGTACTTGGCTTCGATTGCGGCCCCGGCAACGCCCTGCTTGATCACTGGGTCCACACGCACCACGGGCATACCTTTGACCGTGACGGCGCCTGGGCGCGCACCGGCCATGTCGAGGAGGCCCTGCTCGCCCGACTGCGCGCCGAGCCTTTCTTCGACTTGCCGCCGCCCAAGAGCACCGGTCGCGATCTGTTCAACCCCACTTGGCTGAAACACCGCGCCGGCGACGCCCTAAACAGCCTGCGCCCCCAGGTCGTGCAAGCGACCCTGCTCGCCCTGACCACCGACACCATCGCCGATGCAGTTCGCCGCTATGCGCCCCAGGCAACCTCCCTGGTGGTCTGCGGCGGCGGCGCGCGCAACGGGGCCTTGATGGAGCGGCTTGGCGCGCAGTCGCCTGGCGTCGAGATTGCGCCGAGCGACCAATTCGGCGTTCCGGCCAACCAGGTCGAGGCGCTGGCCTTTGCATGGCTGGCCCGCCAGTGCGTGCGCCGCGAGCCGGGCAACCTGCACCATGCGACCGGCGCTTCAGGGCCGCGCGTGCTTGGCACGATCTACCCCGCCTGA
- the tyrS gene encoding tyrosine--tRNA ligase, with translation MTVSDASTAPASDNAATATPKYPITPEVAHAMEVSLRGCDELLVAAEWEQKLAKSAATGVPLRIKLGLDPTAPDIHIGHTVVLNKMRQLQDLGHQVIFLIGDFTSTIGDPSGRNATRPPLTREQIEANAQTYYRQASMVLDPSKTEIRYNSEWSDPLGARGMIQLASRYTVARMMERDDFTKRFKAGVPISVHEFLYPLMQGYDSVALKSDLELGGTDQKFNLLVGRELQKEYGQEPQCILTMPLLVGLDGVEKMSKSKGNYVGISEAPSDMFGKLMSISDDLMWTYFTLLSFRPLAEIDLMKQEIALGRNPRDCKVLLAQEIVARFHSQADAERALEDFNHRARGGVPDDIPQIELSGAPLGIAQLLKQAGLCPSSSEANRNIEQGGVKIDGTVISDKGLKIEAGTFVVQVGKRRFARVVLS, from the coding sequence ATGACCGTTTCCGACGCTTCTACTGCCCCCGCTTCCGACAACGCCGCAACGGCCACGCCGAAGTATCCGATCACGCCGGAGGTGGCGCACGCGATGGAAGTGTCGCTGCGCGGCTGCGACGAACTGCTGGTCGCTGCCGAATGGGAGCAGAAGCTGGCCAAGAGCGCCGCCACCGGCGTGCCGCTGCGCATCAAGCTGGGCCTGGACCCGACCGCGCCCGACATCCACATCGGCCATACCGTGGTGCTCAACAAGATGCGCCAGCTGCAGGACCTGGGCCACCAGGTGATCTTCCTGATCGGCGATTTCACGTCGACGATTGGCGATCCGTCTGGCCGCAACGCCACGCGCCCGCCGCTCACCCGTGAGCAGATCGAGGCCAACGCGCAGACCTACTACCGCCAGGCCAGCATGGTGCTGGACCCGAGCAAGACCGAGATCCGCTACAACAGCGAATGGAGCGACCCGCTGGGCGCGCGCGGCATGATCCAGCTGGCCTCGCGCTACACCGTCGCACGCATGATGGAGCGCGATGACTTCACCAAACGCTTCAAGGCCGGCGTGCCGATCTCGGTGCACGAATTCCTCTACCCGCTGATGCAGGGCTACGACTCGGTCGCGCTCAAGTCAGATCTGGAACTGGGCGGCACCGATCAGAAATTCAACCTGTTGGTCGGTCGCGAACTGCAGAAGGAATACGGCCAGGAGCCACAGTGCATCTTGACCATGCCGCTGCTGGTGGGCCTGGACGGCGTCGAGAAGATGTCCAAGTCCAAGGGCAACTATGTCGGCATCAGCGAGGCGCCGAGCGACATGTTCGGCAAGCTGATGAGCATCTCCGACGACCTGATGTGGACGTACTTCACGCTGCTGTCGTTCCGCCCGCTGGCCGAGATCGATCTGATGAAGCAAGAGATTGCGCTGGGCCGCAACCCGCGCGATTGCAAGGTGCTGCTGGCGCAGGAGATCGTTGCACGCTTCCACAGCCAAGCCGATGCCGAGCGCGCGCTGGAAGACTTCAACCACCGCGCACGCGGCGGTGTGCCCGACGACATTCCGCAGATCGAGCTGTCCGGCGCACCACTGGGCATTGCGCAACTGCTCAAGCAGGCCGGTCTGTGCCCGTCCTCCTCTGAAGCCAACCGCAACATCGAGCAGGGCGGCGTGAAGATCGACGGCACCGTCATCAGCGACAAGGGTTTGAAGATTGAAGCCGGCACGTTTGTCGTGCAGGTTGGCAAGCGTCGCTTCGCGCGCGTGGTGCTGTCGTGA
- the dtd gene encoding D-aminoacyl-tRNA deacylase — MIGLIQRVSEAAVRVDGRVTGEIGPGLLALVCAERGDTAAEADRLLEKLLNYRVFSDAQGKMNLPVRNIDGNGQAGGLLIVSQFTLAADTKSGTRPSFTPAAAPEDGRRLYEHFVTRARAQHPIVATGEFGADMKVSLVNDGPVTFWLQIAPQVVRAAAPEPAKSV, encoded by the coding sequence GTGATCGGACTGATCCAGCGTGTGTCGGAGGCAGCCGTGCGGGTGGACGGCCGCGTCACCGGCGAGATTGGCCCCGGCCTGCTCGCACTCGTGTGCGCCGAACGCGGTGACACCGCCGCCGAGGCTGATCGCCTGCTGGAAAAGCTGCTGAACTATCGTGTCTTCTCGGATGCACAGGGCAAGATGAACCTGCCGGTGCGCAACATCGACGGCAACGGTCAGGCGGGCGGCTTGTTGATCGTGTCACAGTTCACGCTGGCGGCCGATACCAAGTCCGGCACGCGGCCGAGCTTCACGCCAGCGGCGGCACCGGAAGACGGCCGCCGCTTGTACGAGCACTTTGTGACGCGGGCCCGTGCGCAGCATCCCATCGTCGCCACAGGCGAGTTCGGCGCGGATATGAAGGTGTCGCTCGTCAACGATGGCCCGGTCACGTTCTGGTTGCAGATTGCGCCGCAGGTTGTGCGTGCTGCTGCACCGGAACCGGCCAAATCTGTCTGA
- a CDS encoding histidine phosphatase family protein, translated as MPRAAAIPLPLPQITHIVLVRHGETDWNRERRLQGQLDVPLNMQGLEQATQLGRALARERFDAVYASDLSRAKQTAQALADEVGVTVRDDAGLRERCYGEFEGLTYAEVAEKHPAEFAAWQERVPDFAPPGGETLTGFHERAVETALRLIRRHPGERIALVSHGGVLDCLYRHANAMTLTEPRQHELRNASINRLSSDGHQLTVLQWGDVAHLDLLVLDEVDRRVP; from the coding sequence ATGCCACGTGCCGCCGCCATCCCCCTGCCGTTGCCGCAGATCACCCACATCGTGCTGGTCCGCCACGGCGAGACCGACTGGAACCGTGAACGCCGTCTGCAAGGCCAGCTCGACGTGCCGCTGAATATGCAGGGGCTGGAGCAGGCCACGCAGCTGGGCCGCGCGCTTGCCCGCGAGCGGTTCGATGCCGTGTATGCGAGCGATCTGTCGCGCGCCAAGCAGACCGCGCAGGCGCTGGCGGACGAAGTCGGCGTGACCGTGCGCGATGACGCCGGCCTGCGTGAGCGCTGCTATGGCGAGTTCGAGGGCCTGACTTATGCCGAGGTCGCCGAAAAACATCCCGCCGAGTTTGCGGCCTGGCAGGAACGCGTGCCCGACTTTGCCCCTCCGGGCGGCGAGACGCTGACAGGATTCCACGAGCGTGCCGTGGAGACTGCGCTGCGCCTGATCCGTCGTCACCCCGGCGAGCGCATCGCGCTGGTCAGCCATGGCGGCGTGCTGGATTGCCTGTATCGCCACGCCAATGCCATGACACTCACCGAGCCGCGCCAGCACGAACTGCGCAACGCCAGCATCAACCGGCTCTCATCCGATGGTCATCAGCTGACCGTGCTGCAGTGGGGGGATGTCGCGCACCTGGACTTGCTGGTGCTCGACGAGGTCGACCGCCGCGTGCCCTAG
- a CDS encoding queuosine precursor transporter, giving the protein MTTPSPQRNFRYYDFVMAAFVTVLLCSNLIGAAKAAQVTLPIIGPVTFGAGVLFFPISYIFGDILTEVYGYGRDRRVVWTGFAALIFASFMALVVLALPVAPFMADYQKSLNDVFGNTPRIVAGSLIAFWCGSFTNSYTLAKMKIWSNGKWLWTRIVGSTMAGEAVDSSLFYVIAFYGIWPHEQVLRVAIAQYILKTGWEIVAMPLTYRIVAFLKRAENEDYYDRDTNFTPFRLKV; this is encoded by the coding sequence ATGACTACCCCGAGTCCTCAGCGCAACTTCCGCTACTACGACTTCGTCATGGCCGCCTTCGTCACGGTGCTGCTGTGCTCGAACCTGATCGGCGCGGCCAAGGCGGCGCAGGTGACATTGCCGATCATCGGGCCCGTCACGTTTGGCGCGGGCGTGTTGTTCTTCCCCATCTCGTACATCTTCGGCGACATCCTCACCGAGGTGTACGGCTACGGGCGCGACCGCCGCGTGGTGTGGACCGGCTTTGCCGCGCTGATCTTCGCGTCGTTCATGGCGCTGGTGGTCCTGGCGCTGCCGGTGGCGCCGTTCATGGCCGACTACCAGAAGAGCCTGAACGATGTGTTCGGCAACACGCCACGCATCGTCGCCGGGTCTCTCATTGCGTTCTGGTGCGGCAGCTTCACCAACAGCTACACGCTGGCGAAGATGAAGATCTGGAGCAATGGGAAATGGCTGTGGACGCGCATCGTGGGCTCCACGATGGCGGGTGAGGCCGTCGACTCATCACTGTTCTACGTGATCGCCTTCTACGGCATCTGGCCGCACGAACAGGTGCTGCGCGTGGCCATCGCGCAGTACATCCTCAAGACGGGCTGGGAAATCGTGGCCATGCCGCTCACCTACCGCATCGTCGCGTTTCTCAAGCGCGCCGAGAACGAGGACTACTACGATCGCGACACCAACTTCACGCCGTTCCGGCTGAAGGTCTAG
- the ruvB gene encoding Holliday junction branch migration DNA helicase RuvB, with protein sequence MIETDKLAAKAVSAERLISASPASPNEEAFERALRPKLLDEYVGQEKVRGQLDIFMTAAKNRSEALDHVLLFGPPGLGKTTLAHIIAREMGVNLRQTSGPVLERPGDLAALLTNLEANDVLFIDEIHRLSPVVEEILYPALEDYQIDIMIGEGPAARSVKLDLQPFTLVGATTRAGMLTNPLRDRFGIVARLEFYTPAELAKIVKRSAGLLNAHIVDEGALEIAKRSRGTPRIANRLLRRVRDYAEVKADGIITREVADAALAMLDVDAVGFDLMDRKLLEAILHKFNGGPVGIDNLAAAIGEERDTIEDVLEPYLIQQGYLQRTPRGRVATASAYQHFGLGAPKGDLWDGNN encoded by the coding sequence ATGATCGAAACCGACAAGCTCGCCGCCAAGGCTGTCTCTGCTGAACGCCTGATTTCAGCCTCCCCCGCCTCCCCCAACGAGGAGGCCTTCGAGCGCGCGCTGCGCCCCAAGCTGCTCGACGAATACGTCGGCCAGGAAAAGGTGCGCGGCCAGCTCGACATCTTCATGACGGCGGCCAAGAACCGCAGCGAAGCGCTCGACCACGTGCTGCTGTTCGGCCCGCCGGGCCTGGGCAAGACGACGCTGGCGCACATCATCGCGCGCGAGATGGGCGTCAACCTGCGCCAGACCTCCGGCCCCGTGCTGGAGCGCCCGGGCGACCTGGCCGCGCTGCTCACCAACCTCGAAGCCAACGACGTCCTCTTCATCGACGAGATCCACCGGCTCTCGCCCGTGGTGGAGGAAATCCTGTACCCGGCGCTGGAGGACTACCAGATCGACATCATGATCGGCGAGGGCCCGGCGGCCCGCTCCGTCAAGCTCGATCTGCAGCCGTTCACGCTGGTGGGCGCCACCACGCGCGCCGGCATGCTGACCAACCCGCTGCGTGATCGCTTCGGCATCGTGGCGCGGCTGGAGTTCTATACGCCCGCCGAGCTGGCAAAGATCGTCAAGCGTTCGGCGGGCCTGCTGAATGCGCACATCGTCGACGAAGGCGCACTGGAAATCGCCAAGCGCTCGCGCGGCACGCCCCGTATCGCCAACCGCCTGCTGCGCCGCGTGCGCGACTACGCCGAGGTGAAAGCCGACGGCATCATCACCCGCGAAGTGGCTGACGCCGCACTGGCGATGCTTGATGTGGATGCGGTCGGCTTCGATCTGATGGACCGCAAGCTGCTCGAAGCAATCCTGCACAAGTTCAACGGCGGGCCGGTTGGTATCGACAACCTGGCCGCTGCCATTGGAGAAGAACGCGACACGATTGAAGACGTGCTCGAGCCGTACCTGATCCAGCAGGGCTACCTGCAACGCACGCCGCGCGGGCGTGTGGCTACCGCCTCGGCGTACCAGCACTTTGGCCTGGGTGCCCCCAAGGGCGACCTCTGGGACGGCAACAACTAA
- the ruvA gene encoding Holliday junction branch migration protein RuvA, with product MIGRIAGTLVEKNPPHLLVDCHGVGYEIDVPMSTFYNLPATGAPIVLLIQQIVREDAHLLYGFGTAAERETFRQLIKISGIGARIALAVLSGMSVAELAQAVTLQEAGRLTRIPGIGKKTAERLLLELKGKLGADLGAVPGGPAVSDDAVDVLNALLALGYSDKEAALAIKQVPAGTGVSEGIKLALKALSKG from the coding sequence ATGATCGGACGCATCGCCGGGACGCTGGTCGAAAAGAACCCGCCGCACCTGCTGGTCGATTGCCACGGCGTCGGCTACGAGATCGACGTGCCGATGAGCACGTTCTACAACCTGCCCGCCACTGGCGCGCCGATCGTGCTGCTCATCCAGCAGATCGTGCGCGAGGATGCGCACCTGCTCTACGGTTTCGGCACCGCTGCGGAACGCGAGACCTTCCGTCAGCTCATCAAGATTTCGGGCATCGGCGCGCGGATTGCGCTGGCGGTGCTCTCGGGCATGTCGGTGGCCGAGCTCGCACAGGCCGTCACGCTGCAGGAAGCCGGGCGGCTCACGCGCATCCCAGGCATCGGCAAGAAGACGGCTGAACGCCTGCTGCTGGAGCTCAAGGGCAAGCTTGGTGCGGACCTGGGTGCAGTGCCCGGCGGCCCGGCCGTGTCGGACGACGCGGTGGACGTGCTCAACGCGCTGCTGGCGCTCGGCTATTCCGACAAGGAAGCGGCGCTCGCCATCAAGCAGGTGCCGGCCGGCACGGGCGTGTCGGAGGGCATCAAGCTGGCGCTCAAGGCGCTCTCCAAGGGCTGA
- a CDS encoding glycerophosphodiester phosphodiesterase → MSRRLALLSPLALTAVVALSACRMEYNHGGNNGGGGGGATPITTIQVIGHRGASALRPEHTLASYQKAIDDGADVIEPDLVSTKDGVLVARHENEISGTTNVADVSAFAGRKTTKTIDGQSVTGWFTEDFTLVELKTLRARERIPSIRPSNTVYNDQFTIPTLDEIVALARDQSTRLGRNIAIYPETKHPTYFQSIGLPLEDRLIDGLRRDAFTASRTTVYIQSFEVANLKAIRNKIGGSQPNWRLVQLMGTSSRQPYDFVVAKDNRTFGDMMTSRGMRDIAAYANGVGPDKNSIMSLDANGRLTDPTDLIRNAHNAGLIVHPYTFRPENTFLPPSLRSGADNTRNVSGSITEIQAFLRAGVDGFFTDDPAVGRQAVSTFKR, encoded by the coding sequence ATGTCACGTCGCCTTGCCCTGCTGAGCCCGCTTGCCCTGACTGCAGTCGTTGCACTGTCCGCCTGCCGGATGGAATACAACCACGGTGGCAACAACGGCGGTGGCGGTGGTGGCGCCACACCCATTACCACCATCCAGGTGATCGGCCATCGGGGCGCCTCGGCATTGCGGCCCGAGCACACGCTGGCGTCGTATCAAAAGGCCATCGACGATGGCGCCGATGTCATCGAACCGGATCTCGTTTCCACCAAGGACGGCGTGCTGGTGGCGCGGCATGAGAACGAGATCTCCGGCACCACCAACGTGGCTGACGTGTCCGCCTTCGCCGGCCGCAAGACCACCAAGACGATCGACGGCCAGAGCGTGACCGGCTGGTTCACGGAAGACTTCACCCTCGTTGAACTCAAGACGCTGCGCGCGCGGGAACGCATTCCCAGCATCCGCCCGAGCAACACGGTCTACAACGACCAGTTCACCATCCCCACGCTCGACGAGATCGTTGCGCTGGCGCGGGACCAATCCACCCGCCTTGGCCGCAACATCGCCATCTATCCGGAAACCAAGCACCCGACGTACTTCCAGTCGATCGGCCTGCCGCTGGAAGACAGGCTGATTGACGGCCTGCGCCGCGATGCCTTCACGGCCAGCCGGACCACGGTGTATATCCAGTCGTTCGAAGTCGCCAATCTCAAGGCCATCCGCAACAAGATCGGCGGCAGCCAGCCCAACTGGCGACTGGTGCAACTGATGGGGACGTCCAGCCGACAGCCTTACGACTTTGTCGTCGCCAAGGACAACCGCACCTTCGGCGACATGATGACCAGCCGCGGCATGCGCGACATCGCGGCGTATGCCAACGGCGTCGGCCCCGACAAGAACAGCATCATGAGCCTGGACGCCAACGGCCGCCTGACCGACCCGACCGACCTGATCCGCAACGCGCACAACGCCGGGCTGATCGTCCACCCATACACCTTCCGCCCGGAGAACACGTTCCTGCCGCCATCGCTGCGCAGCGGCGCGGACAACACGCGCAACGTGAGCGGCTCGATCACGGAAATCCAGGCGTTCCTGCGCGCCGGCGTCGATGGCTTCTTTACCGACGACCCGGCCGTCGGGCGTCAGGCGGTGTCGACCTTCAAGCGCTGA
- the ruvC gene encoding crossover junction endodeoxyribonuclease RuvC: protein MRILGIDPGLRTTGFGVLERHGHKLVYVASGTIKSNGNADLPSRLKTLYDGVAELVSTYRPDCASIEKVFVNVNPQSTLLLGQARGAVICGLMSGNLPVFEYTALQLKQAVVGYGRANKDQVQEMVVRLLNLEGKPGSDASDALGVAICHAHGGETLAAMAGLAPQLAQKGLRVRRGRLVG, encoded by the coding sequence ATGCGCATCCTCGGCATCGACCCCGGCCTCCGCACCACGGGTTTCGGCGTGCTCGAACGGCACGGCCACAAGCTCGTCTATGTGGCTTCGGGCACGATCAAGAGCAACGGCAATGCCGACTTGCCCAGCCGACTGAAGACGCTGTACGACGGCGTTGCTGAACTGGTGAGCACGTACCGGCCCGACTGCGCTTCCATCGAAAAGGTGTTCGTCAACGTCAACCCGCAATCAACGCTGCTGCTAGGACAGGCGCGCGGTGCGGTGATCTGCGGGCTGATGAGCGGCAACCTGCCGGTGTTTGAATACACCGCGCTGCAACTGAAGCAGGCCGTGGTCGGTTACGGCCGCGCCAACAAGGATCAGGTGCAGGAGATGGTCGTGCGCCTGCTCAACCTCGAAGGCAAACCCGGCTCGGATGCGTCTGACGCCCTGGGCGTGGCGATCTGCCACGCACATGGCGGTGAGACGCTGGCCGCCATGGCAGGCCTCGCACCGCAGCTTGCGCAAAAGGGCCTGCGCGTGCGCCGCGGCCGTCTGGTCGGCTGA
- the purH gene encoding bifunctional phosphoribosylaminoimidazolecarboxamide formyltransferase/IMP cyclohydrolase: MIQQALLSVSDKTGIVDFARALHAHGVKLLSTGGTAKLLAESGLPVTEVADYTGFPEMLDGRVKTLHPKVHGGILARRDLPEHMAALAEHSIPTIDLLVVNLYPFQQTVAKDECTLADAIENIDIGGPTMLRSAAKNHRDVTVIVDPADYTTVLAEMQANNNTVGYETNFMLAKKVFAHTAQYDGAITNYLTSLGADKSHSTRSAYPQTLNLAFDKVQEMRYGENPHQSAAFYRDLKATDGALAAYKQLQGKELSYNNIADADAAWECVKSFDPAKGAACVIIKHANPCGVAIGGTAQEAYEKAFKTDSTSAFGGIIAFNVPLDEAAANIVAKQFVEVLIAPGFSEGARAVFAAKQNVRVLEIPLGKGVNAYDFKRVGGGLLVQSPDAKNVQPSELRVVTKRHPTPKEMDDLMFAWRVAKFVKSNAIVFCGGGMTLGVGAGQMSRVDSARIASIKAQNAGLTLAGSAVASDAFFPFRDGLDVVVDAGASCVIQPGGSVRDDEVIAAADERNVAMIFTGTRHFRH; this comes from the coding sequence ATGATCCAGCAAGCCCTGCTTTCCGTTTCCGACAAGACCGGCATCGTCGACTTTGCCCGTGCCCTGCACGCGCACGGCGTCAAGCTCCTCTCCACCGGCGGCACCGCCAAACTGCTGGCTGAATCGGGTCTGCCCGTGACGGAAGTGGCGGACTACACCGGCTTTCCGGAAATGCTCGACGGCCGTGTCAAGACGCTGCACCCGAAGGTGCACGGCGGCATCCTGGCCCGCCGCGACCTGCCCGAGCACATGGCTGCGCTGGCTGAACACAGCATCCCGACGATCGACCTGCTGGTGGTGAACCTGTACCCGTTCCAGCAGACGGTGGCCAAGGACGAATGCACGCTGGCCGACGCCATCGAGAACATCGACATCGGCGGCCCGACCATGCTGCGCTCGGCGGCCAAGAACCACCGCGACGTGACCGTCATCGTCGACCCGGCCGACTACACCACCGTGCTGGCCGAGATGCAGGCCAACAACAACACCGTCGGCTATGAGACTAACTTCATGCTGGCCAAGAAGGTGTTCGCGCACACCGCGCAGTACGACGGCGCCATCACCAACTACCTGACCAGCCTGGGCGCCGACAAGTCGCACAGCACGCGCAGCGCCTACCCGCAAACGCTGAACCTGGCCTTCGACAAGGTGCAGGAAATGCGCTACGGCGAGAACCCGCACCAGTCCGCCGCCTTCTACCGCGACCTCAAGGCCACGGACGGCGCGCTGGCTGCCTACAAGCAACTGCAGGGCAAGGAGCTGTCGTACAACAACATCGCCGACGCCGATGCCGCGTGGGAATGCGTGAAGTCGTTCGACCCGGCCAAGGGTGCGGCGTGCGTGATCATCAAGCACGCCAACCCGTGCGGCGTGGCCATCGGTGGCACCGCGCAGGAAGCGTACGAAAAGGCCTTCAAGACCGATTCGACCTCGGCCTTCGGCGGCATCATCGCCTTTAACGTGCCGCTGGATGAAGCTGCAGCAAACATCGTCGCCAAGCAGTTCGTGGAAGTGCTGATCGCCCCGGGCTTCTCGGAAGGCGCGCGTGCCGTGTTCGCGGCCAAGCAAAACGTGCGCGTGCTGGAGATTCCGCTCGGCAAGGGCGTGAACGCATATGACTTCAAGCGTGTCGGCGGTGGCCTGCTGGTGCAAAGCCCGGATGCCAAGAACGTGCAGCCGAGCGAGCTGCGCGTGGTCACCAAGCGCCACCCGACCCCGAAGGAAATGGACGACTTGATGTTCGCCTGGCGCGTCGCCAAGTTCGTCAAGTCGAACGCCATCGTGTTCTGCGGCGGCGGCATGACGCTGGGCGTGGGCGCCGGCCAGATGAGCCGCGTGGACTCCGCCCGTATCGCCAGCATCAAGGCACAGAACGCAGGCCTGACGCTGGCCGGTTCGGCCGTGGCGTCGGACGCGTTCTTCCCGTTCCGCGACGGCCTGGACGTGGTGGTCGATGCCGGCGCCTCGTGCGTGATCCAGCCGGGCGGCTCGGTGCGCGACGATGAAGTAATCGCCGCCGCTGACGAGCGCAACGTGGCAATGATCTTCACGGGCACGCGCCACTTCCGTCACTAA
- a CDS encoding Fis family transcriptional regulator → MSRNPIERCIRDSLDTYYRDLDGENPSNVYDMVLQAIERPLLETVMEWASNNQSQAADYLGINRNTLRKKLQQHGLL, encoded by the coding sequence ATGAGCCGCAACCCGATCGAACGCTGCATCCGCGACAGCCTGGATACGTACTACCGCGACCTGGATGGCGAAAACCCGTCCAACGTCTACGATATGGTGCTGCAGGCCATTGAACGGCCGCTGTTGGAAACCGTGATGGAATGGGCCTCCAACAACCAGTCGCAGGCCGCCGATTACCTCGGCATCAACCGCAACACGCTGCGCAAAAAGTTGCAACAGCACGGGTTGCTGTGA